TTGCAGAGGAGGAGGGGATCACCTATGATGACAGGCTTGTGGACTCAATGGCATACAGCCTGATCGCAACACCCTGGAAATACGATGTGGTTGTCACAACCAACATGTTCGGGGATATCCTAAGTGACATGTCAGGTGCACTTGTTGGAAGCCTTGGCCTGCTTCCCAGTGCAAATATCGGGAACAGCCATGCATTCTTTGAACCGGTTCACGGCAGTGCTCCGGATATTGCAGGTGAGGGATATGCAAATCCGATTGCAGCCATACTCTCTGCAAAAATGATGCTGGAGTGGTGCAGGGAATTCAAAAAAGCATCACTCATCGAGGAAGCAATCAACCAGACCCTGTGTCGAAATATCAGGACACCTGATATCGGAGGCAACAGCACAACCACTGAATTCGGGGATGCTGTGGCTGAATATATCAGGGATTCATTCTGATATCAGGAGATTCCAAGCAGTGACTCTATACCAGCCTGGGTCACAACTGCACTGATCCCTGCAATCCAGACCATGATAACAAAGTTGGTAAGTGAATTCAGCATATGTCCGCCATCCACCACCTTTAGCAGCATGGCAGAGAACAGGGAATGTGCTACCATTATCAAAAGTACCAGTGCAGACAGCACCTCAATACTTCCAATATCAGTATATATCACCATACCCATGGACATCCCGGTTGGCATATCAATGGTATGGAACATATCCTGCATCAGCTTGACAACACCCAGTGAAATATACAGGGTAAAACCAATACCTGCAGTCAGGCCATAGAACACACCCACAAGACTGCTGGCAGACTGGAACCGTTTCTTTCTCAGATTGAGTATCTTATGGAAATTGACTGCTATCATATCACCTATTATCTCAGGCTTGCCTCCAAGATGGGTAGCCTCCACAAACATCACACTGAACCTCTTGATCAGGTTACTGCCGGTACCCTCTGCAAACAATTCCCATGACCTTATCTTATCAACTCTTGTGGTCAGTCGTCTAAACAGACCATTCACATCCTTTGTAAGCGGTCCAAAATCATGGATACGCAGTGATTTGAGTGCCTCATCAACAAGACCGCCCCTGGCACCTGCAGAACTTCCCAGGGACCGTATGAATGCAGGATAATTCTCATCACGCCTTCTGATACTCTTCTCGATCTTTGAACAGACCCTGCCTGTATATATGAGGGGGGTCAGGCACAGGGCAACTGCAATGGGCAGTTCAATATCGCCATGGATCAGTACAGCAATTGTCACCAGAATACATCCTGCCAGGGATATAGGAATCGAGCGGTAGAGCTTTACCCTGAAATCAGGGAGAACCTGTCCTGGCTTCTGCCAGATGGGATCCTTTGGAACCTTGCTGCGGGTAAACATTATCATCATAACATCAGTGCCAATGAAGGTTACAAGTACAATCAGCATAAGGACAACTGCATCCATACCCGTGATAACCGGCATGATAACAGCAAAGGATGCAAGAAAGATCAGTGACATCACAAGAGATACGAACATCTCCTTGATGATCTCCACAGAGTACATTGCACCATTGTACATTGACTCATACTCATTCATCACCACGTTCTGTTCCGAGAGCAAAAACTCCTTGATATCCTCTCCTGATTTCAGGCCATGGGCAAGTCTGTCAAGAAAATCCTCGAAAATGATTGAAGGTGTACGCTTGGCAATGAACCTGCAGCCATCTGCAAGGCTCATGTTCCAGATGGTGACCAGTTCATAGATCTTCCTGGTCTCATCTGCAAGATACCCATACTCCTCATTCTCAGAAACTATGCGTACAATATCCACCCTGGGAGTCTCTGCAGTTGCAATCGAACCCATCTGGGTAACATAGTAATGCATCTGGTTATCGATCTCAGAGCCCCTGCCCTGGGCAGAGGAGAGGGGATAATAGACTGCAAAAAGGATACACACCGCAGGAATCAGGGCAGGGATTATGTTTGCAGGACCACTGAACAGGTCAGGCAGTAAAAAGTAGAAAATAAACGCAAACAGAAATCCGAAAATAATGACCGGTACTGCAAAGCGCCTCACGTATGACCCTGGGTCCATATCAATTACATGAAACGCTCTTTTATAGTCCATTCAAAGACACCTCAGACCAGGAACGGAAGACCGTCAACACCGTATTTGTAGAACTTTACAAGAATATCATGTACCTCATGATACTCCTCAATACCCCTGTCCTTCATCTCCTCCAGGATCCTGGCACGCAGGAACAGGTCATCATATATCTTCCTCTTATCCTCATAACCCAGTATTGTAGCAATCTTATCCTCCAGGATGAAACTGTTATTCAGACCCCTGAACTTGTGAGTATCAGTCTCAGGATCCCACTGGAACACTGCCCTGGTTACCACACCACCAGCCTCTTCATAGTATCCTTCGATCTCCTCAATTGAAAGACACCTTCTAAGAAACTTGCCCTTACGATAGACTGCCTGGAGAATCATTGCAACGTTTAGATTATCCACAAAGGTCACAGGTACATTGATGGGATCACCAGTAAGACGCTGGATCATCTTCTTTACAGCCGATGCATGGAATGTGGCAACAACAGGGTGGCCTGTATCATAGACATACCCCATCATCTGCCTGCCGCCGATATAATAGCTGCCATCTTCCATTGAAATGTCATAGGTATGGTCAGACTGGCCATGATCCACATGGATTATACGTGAGGATTTCTGTTTACTGAACCTGAAATATCTGTGATCGAAACATTCATGGCTTTCACTGATAAGAGTATAGCCGCAAATCCCTGCAAGCAATGAAAGGTGTGGCAGATAGTTTCTGTGTACCAGGGATCTGTAGATATCATAGGAGAGACCCTGCCCTTTCTTTGACCCTGCACCGGTACCTGCCAGCTCAAGCACAGCCTGGATCTTATCCCTGCAATACATATAGGGCACAACATGCTCTGCCCATCTCTTCCAGACACCCTGTTTACGGCTGGAAGAAAATTCCACCCTGGCAACTATACCCCTGATACTGTCATAGCGGGTTGCCTGCACATTAAAGCCCAGATCCCTGCAGAATCCGGTATAACGGTCCATATAATCTTCGTAATCACCATGATATCGAAATTCGACACATCTTACTGCAGGGAACAGATCATTTTCAAAACATTTCACCAGACGCAGCTGATCAAGCAGCAGGCGTTCATCATCCCTGCTGATATTTAAGGCAAGTTCAATTTCAAATACCTGGTTATTACTGTACCCGATGGTACAGTTACTGTCAAGAATGCCGGCAATGTATGCATGTATATTGGATATGTTTTCAACAGGAATACGTTTCCTGACTGCACAGGAATTCTGGCAGTCTTCATTTACCAGAATAAAACCATTCTTTACCAGCCAGTCAACAAAAGAGCGGTCAATACGAGATATTCGGGAGGTATGGATACCATCTCTTTGTTC
Above is a genomic segment from Methanosalsum zhilinae DSM 4017 containing:
- the flaJ gene encoding archaellar assembly protein FlaJ; amino-acid sequence: MDYKRAFHVIDMDPGSYVRRFAVPVIIFGFLFAFIFYFLLPDLFSGPANIIPALIPAVCILFAVYYPLSSAQGRGSEIDNQMHYYVTQMGSIATAETPRVDIVRIVSENEEYGYLADETRKIYELVTIWNMSLADGCRFIAKRTPSIIFEDFLDRLAHGLKSGEDIKEFLLSEQNVVMNEYESMYNGAMYSVEIIKEMFVSLVMSLIFLASFAVIMPVITGMDAVVLMLIVLVTFIGTDVMMIMFTRSKVPKDPIWQKPGQVLPDFRVKLYRSIPISLAGCILVTIAVLIHGDIELPIAVALCLTPLIYTGRVCSKIEKSIRRRDENYPAFIRSLGSSAGARGGLVDEALKSLRIHDFGPLTKDVNGLFRRLTTRVDKIRSWELFAEGTGSNLIKRFSVMFVEATHLGGKPEIIGDMIAVNFHKILNLRKKRFQSASSLVGVFYGLTAGIGFTLYISLGVVKLMQDMFHTIDMPTGMSMGMVIYTDIGSIEVLSALVLLIMVAHSLFSAMLLKVVDGGHMLNSLTNFVIMVWIAGISAVVTQAGIESLLGIS